The proteins below are encoded in one region of Sphaerodactylus townsendi isolate TG3544 linkage group LG06, MPM_Stown_v2.3, whole genome shotgun sequence:
- the NAGA gene encoding alpha-N-acetylgalactosaminidase isoform X1: protein MGILSHHFVIMKLVVFILALASFCHALENGLMRTPPMGWLAWERFRCNIDCKTDPQNCISEKLFMEMANCLVTDGWKDLGYVYVNIDDCWMAKERDAKGQLVPDPERFPSGIKALADYVHSLGLKLGIYGDLGNHTCGGYPGTTLDRIEQDALTFAEWGVDMLKLDGCYSSAKDQAEGYPRMTRALNATGRLIAYSCSWPAYRGGIPPQVNYTLLTNICNLWRNYDDIQDSWDSVLSVVDWFSKHQDDLQPQAGPGHWNDPDMLIIGNFGLSEEQSQSQMALWTILAAPLFLSTDLRTISQSSQEILQNKLMIKINQDPLGIQGRRILQEKSHIEVFLRPLSHSASALVFFSRRTDMPYHYTTSLAHLNYTHNAIYEVQDVYTGDIISGLKIADNFTVVINPSGVVMWYLYPIQYLDQPFPFRNKLHKSAAKKFHPFPL, encoded by the exons TGAGCCATCACTTTGTGATCATGAAGCTGGTTGTCTTCATACTGGCTCTGGCCTCCTTTTGCCATGCTCTGGAGAATGGGCTCATGAGAACACCTCCAATGGGTTGGCTTGCATGGGAGCGATTTCGTTGTAATATTGACTGCAAAACAGATCCTCAGAACTGTATCAG TGAGAAGCTATTCATGGAAATGGCAAACTGCCTGGTGACTGATGGCTGGAAGGATTTGGGCTATGTGTATGTAAACATAGATGACTGCTGGATGGCAAAGGAGCGGGATGCCAAAGGACAACTGGTTCCGGATCCTGAGAGGTTCCCTAGTGGGATCAAAGCCTTAGCGGATTAT GTGCATTCACTGGGGCTGAAGCTTGGCATTTATGGTGACCTTGGTAACCACACCTGTGGTGGGTACCCTGGCACTACACTGGATCGGATTGAACAGGATGCTTTAACATTTGCAGAATGGGGAGTAGACATGCTGAAGCTAGATGGCTGCTACTCGTCAGCAAAAGATCAGGCTGAAG GTTATCCTCGAATGACCAGAGCTCTGAATGCAACAGGCCGCCTTATTGCCTATTCCTGTAGTTGGCCAGCATATCGAGGGGGGATTCCACCTCAG GTAAACTACACCCTCCTGACCAACATCTGTAATCTCTGGCGAAACTATGATGACATCCAAGACTCTTGGGACAGTGTCCTCTCCGTTGTGGATTGGTTTTCAAAGCATCAGGATGATCTCCAACCACAGGCTGGCCCTGGCCACTGGAATGATCCAGACATG CTAATCATTGGAAACTTTGGTCTCAGTGAGGAACAGTCTCAGTCCCAGATGGCCTTATGGACTATCCTTGCTGCTCCACTGTTCCTATCAACAGACCTCCGTACCATTTCTCAAAGTTCTCAGGAGATTCTACAGAACAAGCTAATGATCAAAATCAACCAAGATCCCCTGGGAATCCAGGGACGCAGAATCCTTCAG GAGAAATCTCACATAGAAGTGTTCTTGAGGCCACTCTCCCACTCAGCCAGTGCTCTGGTTTTCTTCAGCCGGAGGACAGACATGCCATACCATTACACCACCTCCCTTGCCCACCTCAATTATACACATAATGCCATCTATGAG GTACAAGATGTCTACACTGGTGACATAATCAGTGGGTTGAAGATTGCTGACAATTTCACGGTGGTCATTAACCCCTCTGGGGTAGTAATGTGGTACCTCTACCCAATACAGTACCTAGACCAGCCTTTCCCCTTTAGGAACAAGCTTCATAAATCTGCAGCCAAGAAATTCCATCCTTTTCCACTGTGA
- the WBP2NL gene encoding postacrosomal sheath WW domain-binding protein — translation MALNRNHSEGGGVLLPHGECITKQCKDVELTFSDVTSKSDIFKGTKKGMVFLTPYRVIFLSKGKDPMMSFQMPFTLMKGCSIEQPVFSANYIKGVVEAEPGGGWEGQASFKMIFCSGGAIEFGQIMFRQASDASRGVPVQNFGYGFAYIAGGYVPAPSVPGGYVPAYVPPPPAAGPYPYMHAQMNGYGPAPQPMGYPYAPPPGMYPAPGGMYMAPPPPYSGPSAAAGPSAPNHAGPSSPSAPTTWVEPGMPGGNKATSGTSSAYYNPANPHNVYMPMDQPPPYSPPDEKKNN, via the exons ATGGCGCTGAACAGGAACCACTCGGAGGGCGGCGGGGTTCTGCTCCCCCACGGGGAATG TATTACCAAGCAGTGTAAAGATGTGGAACTGACCTTCTCTGATGTGACCAGCAAATCAGATATCTTCAAAGGCACCAAGAAAGGAATGGTGTTTCTTACCCCCTACAGG GTCATCTTTTTGTCCAAGGGCAAGGACCCAATGATGTCCTTCCAGATGCCATTCACTTTGATGAAAGGATGCTCTATTGAACAGCCAGTGTTTTCTGCTAATTATATCAAAGGAGTAGTAGAAGCAGAACCAGGAG GTGGCTGGGAAGGGCAGGCTTCATTTAAGATGATCTTCTGTAGTGGAGGTGCCATTGAATTTGGACAAATTATGTTCAGACAGGCCAGTGATG CTTCCAGGGGAGTACCTGTTCAGAACTTTGGCTATGGATTTGCATATATTGCTGGGGGATATGTCCCTGCTCCTTCTGTCCCAGGAGGTTATGTACCAGCTTATGTTCCTCCACCACCTGCTGCTGGACCATACCCATATATGCATGCACAGATGAATGGATATGGACCTGCTCCACAACCTATGGGATATCCATATGCGCCTCCTCCGG GTATGTATCCAGCACCTGGTGGGATGTATATGGCACCTCCTCCCCCATATTCtggcccttctgctgctgcagggccTTCAGCTCCAAATCATGCAGGACCTTCATCTCCTTCAGCCCCTACAACCTGGGTAGAACCTGGAATGCCAG GTGGCAATAAAGCAACATCGGGAACTTCTAGTGCATATTATAACCCTGCCAATCCCCATAATGTCTACATGCCTATG gATCAGCCACCTCCTTATTCTCCACCTGATGAGAAAAAAAACAACTAG
- the NAGA gene encoding alpha-N-acetylgalactosaminidase isoform X2 has protein sequence MKLVVFILALASFCHALENGLMRTPPMGWLAWERFRCNIDCKTDPQNCISEKLFMEMANCLVTDGWKDLGYVYVNIDDCWMAKERDAKGQLVPDPERFPSGIKALADYVHSLGLKLGIYGDLGNHTCGGYPGTTLDRIEQDALTFAEWGVDMLKLDGCYSSAKDQAEGYPRMTRALNATGRLIAYSCSWPAYRGGIPPQVNYTLLTNICNLWRNYDDIQDSWDSVLSVVDWFSKHQDDLQPQAGPGHWNDPDMLIIGNFGLSEEQSQSQMALWTILAAPLFLSTDLRTISQSSQEILQNKLMIKINQDPLGIQGRRILQEKSHIEVFLRPLSHSASALVFFSRRTDMPYHYTTSLAHLNYTHNAIYEVQDVYTGDIISGLKIADNFTVVINPSGVVMWYLYPIQYLDQPFPFRNKLHKSAAKKFHPFPL, from the exons ATGAAGCTGGTTGTCTTCATACTGGCTCTGGCCTCCTTTTGCCATGCTCTGGAGAATGGGCTCATGAGAACACCTCCAATGGGTTGGCTTGCATGGGAGCGATTTCGTTGTAATATTGACTGCAAAACAGATCCTCAGAACTGTATCAG TGAGAAGCTATTCATGGAAATGGCAAACTGCCTGGTGACTGATGGCTGGAAGGATTTGGGCTATGTGTATGTAAACATAGATGACTGCTGGATGGCAAAGGAGCGGGATGCCAAAGGACAACTGGTTCCGGATCCTGAGAGGTTCCCTAGTGGGATCAAAGCCTTAGCGGATTAT GTGCATTCACTGGGGCTGAAGCTTGGCATTTATGGTGACCTTGGTAACCACACCTGTGGTGGGTACCCTGGCACTACACTGGATCGGATTGAACAGGATGCTTTAACATTTGCAGAATGGGGAGTAGACATGCTGAAGCTAGATGGCTGCTACTCGTCAGCAAAAGATCAGGCTGAAG GTTATCCTCGAATGACCAGAGCTCTGAATGCAACAGGCCGCCTTATTGCCTATTCCTGTAGTTGGCCAGCATATCGAGGGGGGATTCCACCTCAG GTAAACTACACCCTCCTGACCAACATCTGTAATCTCTGGCGAAACTATGATGACATCCAAGACTCTTGGGACAGTGTCCTCTCCGTTGTGGATTGGTTTTCAAAGCATCAGGATGATCTCCAACCACAGGCTGGCCCTGGCCACTGGAATGATCCAGACATG CTAATCATTGGAAACTTTGGTCTCAGTGAGGAACAGTCTCAGTCCCAGATGGCCTTATGGACTATCCTTGCTGCTCCACTGTTCCTATCAACAGACCTCCGTACCATTTCTCAAAGTTCTCAGGAGATTCTACAGAACAAGCTAATGATCAAAATCAACCAAGATCCCCTGGGAATCCAGGGACGCAGAATCCTTCAG GAGAAATCTCACATAGAAGTGTTCTTGAGGCCACTCTCCCACTCAGCCAGTGCTCTGGTTTTCTTCAGCCGGAGGACAGACATGCCATACCATTACACCACCTCCCTTGCCCACCTCAATTATACACATAATGCCATCTATGAG GTACAAGATGTCTACACTGGTGACATAATCAGTGGGTTGAAGATTGCTGACAATTTCACGGTGGTCATTAACCCCTCTGGGGTAGTAATGTGGTACCTCTACCCAATACAGTACCTAGACCAGCCTTTCCCCTTTAGGAACAAGCTTCATAAATCTGCAGCCAAGAAATTCCATCCTTTTCCACTGTGA